Below is a genomic region from Ammonifex degensii KC4.
TTTACCTCAGCGAAAAGACGGTAAAGAACCACCTCACCTCCATCTTCCAGAAGATCGGCGTAAGCGACCGCACGCAGGCTGCCCTCTGGGCAGTGAAGCACGGCTTTTCCGAACTTTAAAATTCGGGACTCCGGTCCCAGGAAAAAGAGGACTCCTGCCAGAAGACAGGAAGCTGGAGCTCACGCTATGCTGAAAGTGAAAGTCCTGATTTTAAGCGGGGGTGAATTAAGATGCTGGCTTTCTGGCGGGAGCTCTGGCGGGACGAAGAGGGACAGGGAATGGCGGAGTACGGATTGATTCTGGCGCTCATAGCCATCGTGGTCATCATTGCTTTGACAGCCTTGGGAACTAGCATAAGAGACAAATTCCAAAAAGTGTCCGATGAACTCAATAAAACTCAATAAATAACCTCCTACCCCTGCAAGTCCCTGCCCGGTCCTGGTGGCCGGGTAGGGTTTCTTTAAAGGCTCTCGGCGGGGCGTGAGGACCATGGCTTACTGGCACCTGCTGGTGTTAGCGGTGGCGGCCGGCACCATCTACTTGGATCTCCGGTGGCGGCGCATACCCAACTGGCTCCTTTTACCGGCTCTCCTGCTGGCCCTGGCTCTGCGGGGCTGGGAAGGGGGCTGGCCTGCTGTCTGGGCAGGACTTCAGGGATGGCTGGTGGGAATCGGCCTTCTTCTTTTGCCCTACCTGCGCCGGGGAGTAGGGGGAGGGGACGTGAAGCTTCTGGGCGTTCTGGGGGCCTGCGGCGGCCCGCTTTTCGCCCTGCATACCTTCCTTCTGGGTGCCGTTCTGGGGGGCTTGGTTTCCCTCTACTTGCTGGTGCGGAGTAGCCTCCTGCGCCCCGCCTTGCGGGTAGTTTGGTGGGAGTTCTTCTTGCCAGGAAGCTTACCTTTAAGTTCTGGTCTCTTCTTCCCCTACGGTGTTTGCTTTGCCCTGGGAGGGGTGCTGGCCCTATGGTGGTAAGGGAAGAAAAGGGGCAGGCAGCAGTGGAGTTGGCCCTGACCCTTCCACTCCTTTTGCTTATCCTTTTCGCTTTGGTGGAGTTCGGCCGGGTGTTCTTTGCCTACCTGGTGATCACCAACGCGGCCCGCGAAGGAGCGCGCCTGGCGGCGGTGGGAGGGAGCGATGTGGCCATAGTGGACCGGGTTAAAGATGCGGCAGCGGGGCTGGAGCAGGGCAAATTGCAGGTGGAAGTTTCCCCTTCTGCCCCCGACCGGGTTTCCGGCACGACGGCCGTGGTCAAGGTGAGTTACCCGGTGAATCTCCTTTTGCCTCTGCCCCCGGGCGTTCTTCCCAACCCCGTGGTCCTCAAGGCACAGGCCTCCATGCGGGTGGAGTGAGGCCGGTATGTGGTGGAAAAGCGAACGGGGAACGGTGGCGGTGCTGGTAGCTGCTGCCCTTACCTTCTTGCTGGGCCTGGCCGCGCTGGTCGTCGATGGGGGAGGTCTTTTGCTGGCCCGCGAGCGTTTGGTCAACGCTGTGGATGCGGCAGCGCTGGCCGGAGTGCAGTTCTTGCCCGGCGACCCTTCCGGAGCAGTGCAAACGGCCCTGGACTACGCTCGGCTAAACGGTGCCGATCCTGCTCAGGTCACGGCAGAGGTGGAACCGGACGGAAGAACGCTGGCAGTCCGGGCAGATCGATCGGTTCCCTTTTTTCTAGCCCGCGTTCTGGGCCTGGAGAAGGGGGAAGTCAAGGCGCAGGCTAAAGCGCGGGTGGGAGCACCAGAAGCCGTCTTCGGAGTGGTCCCTCTGGGCATTCCCGATCAGTCCCTGGTCTTCGGCAAGCTGTATGTCCTTAAGGTGGGCGGAGGAGCAGGGCAGCAGGGTAACTTCGGGGCGCTGGCCCTGGGTGGCCATGGGGCTAACGTATACGAGAAAAACTTGGCCTACGGCTACCAGGGCTGGCTCAAGATTGGAGACGTGGTGGAGACGGAACCTGGCAATATGTCAGGGCCCACGGTTTACGGGATCGAAGCCCGCATCAGGGGGCACGAGAACTGCACCTGGGACCGGCATGATCCCGGCTGCCCCCGGCTGGTAGTGGTGCCTGTCTATCGCTCTGTGGCGCTCAAGGGCAGGGACGAAGTGGAGATTGTGGGTTTTGCTGCCTTTTTCATAGAAGGAGTGGCAGGGAGAGGAAACGAGTGCTACGTCACCGGCTATTTTTTAGAACATCTCACCCAGGCAGCGCGGGGGATGGACGGCAGGGATTATGGTTTGCGTACCGCCAAGCTGATCGAGTGAGGAGGTCTTAGAATGCGGGCCAAGCTCTTTCTCCTGCTTTCTCTTCTCTGCGCGGTGGGGGCGGCGGTAGGTACCTACTTTTACCTGGAGCGCCTCAAGGCTACCTACCGGCAAAAGGCACATTACGTATCGGTGGTGGTGGCCGCCCAGGATATACCTGTCCGT
It encodes:
- a CDS encoding Flp family type IVb pilin, which encodes MLAFWRELWRDEEGQGMAEYGLILALIAIVVIIALTALGTSIRDKFQKVSDELNKTQ
- a CDS encoding A24 family peptidase translates to MAYWHLLVLAVAAGTIYLDLRWRRIPNWLLLPALLLALALRGWEGGWPAVWAGLQGWLVGIGLLLLPYLRRGVGGGDVKLLGVLGACGGPLFALHTFLLGAVLGGLVSLYLLVRSSLLRPALRVVWWEFFLPGSLPLSSGLFFPYGVCFALGGVLALWW
- a CDS encoding TadE/TadG family type IV pilus assembly protein, with protein sequence MVVREEKGQAAVELALTLPLLLLILFALVEFGRVFFAYLVITNAAREGARLAAVGGSDVAIVDRVKDAAAGLEQGKLQVEVSPSAPDRVSGTTAVVKVSYPVNLLLPLPPGVLPNPVVLKAQASMRVE
- a CDS encoding TadE/TadG family type IV pilus assembly protein — its product is MWWKSERGTVAVLVAAALTFLLGLAALVVDGGGLLLARERLVNAVDAAALAGVQFLPGDPSGAVQTALDYARLNGADPAQVTAEVEPDGRTLAVRADRSVPFFLARVLGLEKGEVKAQAKARVGAPEAVFGVVPLGIPDQSLVFGKLYVLKVGGGAGQQGNFGALALGGHGANVYEKNLAYGYQGWLKIGDVVETEPGNMSGPTVYGIEARIRGHENCTWDRHDPGCPRLVVVPVYRSVALKGRDEVEIVGFAAFFIEGVAGRGNECYVTGYFLEHLTQAARGMDGRDYGLRTAKLIE